One Hyalangium minutum DNA window includes the following coding sequences:
- a CDS encoding response regulator transcription factor, producing MNEPSIAILSDQNLFREGVVQLLRSQGFQQISEYQSAAELQREVHNPPQLVLVDMDHRTDDPLALVRELRCKTPHATVVIMGAVQQRAAFPGTGPTPVERPEAAPQALRAAVSLAQAAQESNTPEQPSAEAQNQQRLWAMMTPRQRDVLGYLSTGSDNLKIAANLGISERAVKAHVSALLSLFSAENRTELAVLACRAGLRPPLRSLPRNQNMPQARAG from the coding sequence GTGAACGAGCCCAGCATTGCCATTCTGTCGGATCAAAACCTGTTTCGAGAGGGCGTGGTCCAGCTCCTCCGGTCTCAGGGATTTCAGCAGATTAGCGAGTACCAGTCGGCCGCCGAGCTCCAGCGGGAGGTGCACAACCCGCCGCAGCTGGTGCTGGTCGACATGGATCACCGCACGGATGATCCCCTCGCGCTGGTGAGGGAGCTGCGTTGCAAAACGCCACACGCCACCGTGGTCATCATGGGCGCGGTGCAACAGCGGGCCGCGTTCCCGGGCACTGGGCCTACGCCGGTAGAGCGGCCCGAGGCGGCCCCCCAGGCCCTGCGCGCCGCGGTGAGCCTGGCGCAGGCAGCCCAGGAGTCGAACACCCCAGAGCAGCCGTCGGCCGAGGCACAGAACCAGCAGCGGCTCTGGGCGATGATGACGCCCCGGCAGCGGGACGTGCTGGGCTACCTGTCCACCGGCTCGGACAACCTGAAGATCGCCGCGAACCTCGGCATCTCCGAGCGGGCGGTGAAGGCGCACGTGTCCGCGCTGCTCTCGCTGTTCAGCGCGGAGAACCGGACCGAGCTGGCCGTGCTCGCGTGCCGCGCGGGGCTCCGCCCGCCTCTCCGCAGCCTGCCACGCAACCAGAACATGCCGCAGGCTCGGGCCGGCTGA
- a CDS encoding GNAT family N-acetyltransferase — translation MSLQIVRAAPSEYPILRNLYPLYLHDLSEFGGSYTLDAQGVWQPDYLSTWLSESEQVHPLLFRLDGMPVGFAFVAQAPFPYMTQGRDYQLSEFFILRSKRRQGLGQQAALGVLNRFRGVWEMAQLRENRAAIAFWKHVLTEYTHGRFQQTLLNGEPAQVFDNRGL, via the coding sequence GTGTCCTTGCAGATCGTGCGCGCCGCTCCCAGCGAGTACCCCATCCTCCGAAACCTCTACCCGCTCTACCTCCATGATCTCAGCGAGTTCGGGGGTAGCTACACGCTCGATGCCCAAGGCGTCTGGCAGCCGGACTACCTGAGCACGTGGCTGTCCGAGAGCGAGCAGGTGCATCCGCTCCTCTTCCGGCTCGACGGGATGCCCGTGGGCTTCGCCTTCGTCGCGCAGGCCCCCTTTCCTTATATGACGCAGGGCCGCGACTACCAGTTGAGCGAGTTCTTCATCCTCCGCTCCAAGCGCCGCCAGGGCTTGGGACAGCAGGCAGCCCTCGGGGTCCTGAACCGCTTCCGAGGCGTGTGGGAAATGGCACAGCTCCGCGAGAACCGCGCCGCCATCGCGTTCTGGAAACACGTCCTCACGGAGTACACCCACGGCCGGTTCCAGCAGACCTTGCTCAACGGAGAGCCCGCGCAGGTGTTCGACAACCGGGGGCTGTGA